A stretch of the Metopolophium dirhodum isolate CAU chromosome 8, ASM1992520v1, whole genome shotgun sequence genome encodes the following:
- the LOC132951274 gene encoding bleomycin hydrolase translates to MAKTFSSVINPKNILKFSDAFYSDAKNVLAQNACSRVSPTEVSTSRNRVQECHHYYTHKIESEGKPVTNQRSSGRCWIFACLNVIRVPFIKQFNLEEFEFSQAYIFFWDKIERSNYFLNAIVQTAKRGETVDDRTTACLLTKPIEDGGQWDMLVNIITKYGLMPKKNFPESFSCETSNTVNVILNSKLREYAIILHKLVSDNATDNEIKTKIEEQMQVIYRIVGICMGIPPATFEWQYYDKSKVFNTVGPITPLDFYLTHVRPVFDVVEKVCLISDPRPNNRYGKLYTLDMLNNMAGGRKVLYNNQPIEVLIKAAQESIVNNGEPVWYGCQVSKRFSDKLGLEDLKIHDYQLVFGTDVSIPMTKAQRMLYGESAMTHAMVLTGVNVENGNATKWRVENSWGEERGDKGYLMMTTDWFKEYVFEVVVDKSLLSEEVLSVFQQEPQVLPIWDPMGTLA, encoded by the exons ATGGCGAAAACCTTCTCGT CCGTCATCAatcccaaaaatattttaaaattcagtgACGCATTCTACAGTGATGCCAAAAATGTGTTGGCCCAAAATGCCTGTTCTCGTGTTAGCCCAACAGAAGTGAGCACGTCAAGAAATAGAGTACAGGAATGCCATCACTATTACACGCACAAG ATTGAGTCTGAAGGCAAACCAGTAACTAACCAAAGAAGTTCGGGTCGCTGTTGGATATTTGCATGTTTAAATGTGATCAGAGTTCCATTTATCAAACAATTCAACTTAGAAGAATTTGAGTTCAGCCaagcttatatatttttttgggaCAAG attgaaAGAagcaattactttttaaatgcaATTGTACAAACCGCTAAGCGTGGTGAAACTGTTGATGATAGAACCACTGCTTGTTTACTCACT AAACCTATTGAAGATGGAGGTCAGTGGGATATGTTGGTCAACATCATAACCAAGTATGGGTTGATGCCAAAGAAGAACTTCCCTGAGTCGTTTAGTTGCGAGACTAGTAATACTGTTAATGTTATACTGAACAGcaag ctTCGAGAATATGCTATAATTTTGCACAAACTTGTCAGCGATAACGCCACTGACAATGAgattaaaaccaaaatcgaagaACAAATGCAAGTCATTTATCGAATTGTTGGTATTTGTATGGGTATACCACCAGCTACATTTGAATGGCAATACTATGACAAATCTAAAGTGTTCAACACTGTTGGACCTATCACTCCATTGGATTTCTATTTGACACATGTCCGCCCTGTGTTTGATGTCGTAGAAAAG GTGTGTTTGATTTCGGATCCACGACCAAACAACCGGTACGGTAAATTGTACACATTGGACATGTTAAATAATATGGCTGGTGGGCGAAAAGTTCTCTATAACAACCAGCCAATTGAAGTATTAATCAAGGCAGCTCAAGAATCAATTGTAAATAATGGTGAACCAGTATGGTATGGATGTCAAGTGAGCAAAAGATTTTCTGATAAGCTTGGATTggaagatttgaaaat tcatGATTACCAGTTAGTCTTTGGAACTGATGTATCGATCCCGATGACTAAAGCTCAACGTATGTTATATGGTGAATCTGCCATGACACACGCAATGGTACTAACTGGAGTCAATGTTGAA AATGGTAATGCAACCAAGTGGCGTGTTGAAAACTCTTGGGGTGAAGAACGTGGTGACAAAGGTTACTTGATGATGACCACAGATTGGTTTAAAGAATACGTGTTTGAAGTGGTTGTAGACAAGAGTCTTTTATCCGAAGAGGTGTTGTCTGTGTTCCAACAAGAACCTCAAGTACTTCCCATTTGGGATCCAATGGGAACATTAGCTTAA